In a single window of the Hypanus sabinus isolate sHypSab1 chromosome 15, sHypSab1.hap1, whole genome shotgun sequence genome:
- the LOC132405459 gene encoding CDGSH iron-sulfur domain-containing protein 1-like isoform X1 codes for MGAVGRQIRPLSVTAGSAMAARGARWAIIPYGLTIGVMVSGYFLYHLIKSRLMKNRRVNPAIDKYILEVVHNFDVEDLDIKTCFCRCWRSNKFPYCDGSHRKHNSIARDNVGPLIITKMFGSEHTLFLQH; via the exons ATGGGTGCAGTGGGAAGGCAAATCCGACCTCTTTCGGTGACGGCTGGCTCTGCAATGGCGGCACGGGGAG CTCGCTGGGCAATAATTCCATATGGACTAACCATTGGAGTAATGGTTAGTGGCTATTTTCTGTATCATCTGATCAAAAGTAGATTAATGAAGAACAGAAGAGTGAACCCAGCAATTGATAAATACATTCTTGAGGTAGTTCACAACTTTGATGTAGAAGATTTGGATATTAAAACATGCTTCTGCAGGTGTTGGAGATCAAATAAG TTCCCTTACTGTGATGGTTCTCATAGGAAACATAATTCAATAGCCAGAGATAACGTTGGACCTTTGATCATAACAAAAATGTTTGGGTCAGAGCATACTCTGTTTCTCCAGCACTAA
- the LOC132405459 gene encoding uncharacterized protein LOC132405459 isoform X2, whose protein sequence is MGAVGRQIRPLSVTAGSAMAARGARWAIIPYGLTIGVMFPYCDGSHRKHNSIARDNVGPLIITKMFGSEHTLFLQH, encoded by the exons ATGGGTGCAGTGGGAAGGCAAATCCGACCTCTTTCGGTGACGGCTGGCTCTGCAATGGCGGCACGGGGAG CTCGCTGGGCAATAATTCCATATGGACTAACCATTGGAGTAATG TTCCCTTACTGTGATGGTTCTCATAGGAAACATAATTCAATAGCCAGAGATAACGTTGGACCTTTGATCATAACAAAAATGTTTGGGTCAGAGCATACTCTGTTTCTCCAGCACTAA